A single window of Leptospira yasudae DNA harbors:
- a CDS encoding extracellular solute-binding protein: MKKLSYSVFCISLFVFASAFIGCGEKEESETSVVVETLPWKGNPDSIPVALRGHNPIVSPDAKKGGTFRIYSHQFPKSLNYYLDQFSTTAHIFGLMFEPLLDYHPLTLEPIPHLASSWKISPDKRKFTFTIDANAVWSDGKPITANDVLFTYETLMDKNNNTAVFRIDLSRFEKPVVLSEREIEFTQKEIHWSNFNTIANSLYILPSHYYQGRNFDKENFDFPVVSGPYSMLSAKKGRYVKMRRRGDYWMRAYPFYKGVDNFDTILFKVYNEEPIAFQAFKKGDIDIYPTYTASFWVKDAVGEKFDENYILKQKIYNSKPIGFQGLVFNMRREIFSDVRVRKAFAHLVDRNLLIEKLAYNEYEPTNAFYQDLWPANSSPNPPIEFDVKKARELLAQAGWKTNSKGILEKDGKEFRFSILERDKKAEKYLTLIQERAKEVGIVISLEATDLAEWSSRMDKYDFDMTWAAWGGGVFKDPEAMWYSKYAEEKGQPNLSGFKNAEVDKLVEQQRTEFNIPKRNEILRKIDKILTAEVPYVLLWNTSATRIMYWNRFKSPKNPLGKYGSEKEASSLWWLDEAQSSKLNEAILKKEKLPSIPEKVYFQ, encoded by the coding sequence TTGAAGAAACTATCATATTCCGTTTTTTGCATATCTTTGTTCGTGTTCGCATCCGCATTTATCGGTTGCGGGGAAAAGGAAGAATCCGAAACCTCCGTGGTCGTGGAAACGCTTCCTTGGAAGGGGAATCCGGATTCGATTCCGGTCGCATTGCGCGGCCACAATCCGATCGTTTCTCCCGATGCGAAAAAAGGCGGAACCTTTCGGATCTACAGTCATCAGTTTCCGAAATCTCTGAACTATTATCTGGATCAGTTTTCGACCACGGCTCATATCTTCGGATTGATGTTCGAACCTCTTCTCGACTACCACCCGTTGACGCTCGAACCGATTCCGCATCTCGCTTCTTCTTGGAAGATTTCTCCCGATAAAAGGAAGTTCACGTTCACCATTGACGCGAACGCGGTTTGGTCGGACGGAAAACCGATCACCGCGAACGACGTCTTATTCACTTACGAAACGTTGATGGATAAGAACAATAACACTGCGGTTTTCCGAATCGATCTTTCCCGTTTTGAAAAACCGGTCGTTCTGAGCGAACGGGAAATCGAATTCACACAAAAGGAAATTCATTGGTCGAACTTTAATACGATCGCGAATTCCCTCTACATTCTTCCTTCGCATTATTATCAAGGCAGAAACTTCGATAAGGAGAATTTCGATTTTCCCGTGGTTTCAGGGCCGTATTCTATGCTTTCCGCAAAGAAAGGCCGTTACGTGAAGATGCGCAGACGGGGCGATTATTGGATGCGCGCGTATCCGTTTTACAAAGGCGTAGATAACTTCGATACGATCCTTTTCAAGGTTTATAACGAGGAGCCGATCGCGTTTCAAGCATTCAAAAAAGGTGATATAGATATCTATCCTACGTATACGGCTTCTTTTTGGGTCAAAGACGCGGTTGGGGAGAAGTTCGACGAGAATTATATTCTCAAGCAGAAAATCTACAACTCCAAACCGATCGGATTTCAAGGTTTGGTTTTTAACATGAGACGGGAAATTTTTTCGGATGTGAGAGTTCGCAAGGCGTTCGCTCATCTCGTGGATCGAAATCTTCTCATCGAAAAACTCGCGTACAACGAGTACGAACCCACGAACGCATTCTACCAGGATTTGTGGCCCGCAAATTCTTCCCCGAATCCTCCGATCGAATTCGACGTAAAGAAAGCGAGAGAACTGCTCGCGCAAGCGGGATGGAAAACGAATTCGAAAGGAATTCTGGAAAAGGACGGAAAGGAATTTCGCTTTAGCATATTAGAAAGAGATAAAAAAGCGGAGAAGTATCTTACGCTCATTCAGGAAAGAGCCAAAGAAGTCGGAATCGTCATCAGCTTGGAGGCGACGGACCTTGCGGAATGGAGTTCTCGCATGGATAAATACGACTTCGATATGACCTGGGCCGCTTGGGGAGGCGGAGTATTCAAAGATCCGGAAGCGATGTGGTATTCCAAATACGCGGAAGAAAAGGGACAGCCGAATCTTTCCGGTTTTAAAAACGCGGAAGTGGATAAGCTCGTGGAACAGCAAAGAACCGAGTTCAACATTCCGAAACGAAATGAAATTCTCAGAAAGATCGATAAGATCTTAACCGCGGAAGTTCCCTACGTTCTTTTATGGAACACAAGCGCGACAAGAATCATGTATTGGAACCGCTTCAAGTCTCCGAAAAACCCTCTCGGAAAATACGGAAGCGAAAAGGAAGCGTCTTCTCTTTGGTGGTTGGACGAGGCGCAATCCTCCAAATTGAACGAAGCGATCCTGAAAAAGGAAAAACTACCTTCCATACCGGAGAAAGTCTACTTTCAGTAG
- the purB gene encoding adenylosuccinate lyase yields the protein MIDRYSNPEISKIWELENKFEIWKEIEILACEIRMKRGEVPPEDFQEIKSKAKFKVDEILEIESKVHHDVIAFLTNMNSYIGPAGRHVHYGLTSSDIGDTALCVQMVQAMDLILKKTDALIAAVREKAIQYRDLPCIGRSHGIHAEPMTLGLKFALFFEELNRNRKRMADARDEIAVGKLSGAVGTYSNIDPEIEAYVCEKMGLRVDPIATQVVSRDRHAFYLSVLGVTASSLDRMATEIRLLQKTEGREVEEPFSAGQKGSSAMPHKRNPVICERISGLSRVIRANVNVGLQDVALWHERDISHSSAERVVLPDSTIGLEYILDKMLFVIKNLHVYPDAIERTLGVTRGLIFSQKVLLALIEKGKIVREDAYLIVQEHAMAVWANQSETLKTRLEKDVRVNKVLSQKDLDDIFKIEPYLEKVGLIYKRLGLE from the coding sequence ATGATCGATCGTTATTCCAATCCGGAAATTTCCAAAATCTGGGAATTAGAGAACAAGTTTGAAATTTGGAAAGAAATAGAAATTCTCGCGTGCGAGATCCGCATGAAACGCGGAGAAGTTCCTCCCGAGGATTTTCAGGAAATCAAATCGAAAGCGAAGTTCAAGGTGGATGAAATTCTCGAAATCGAGAGTAAGGTTCATCACGACGTCATCGCGTTCTTAACGAACATGAACTCATACATCGGACCCGCGGGAAGACACGTTCACTACGGATTGACTTCCTCGGACATCGGCGACACCGCTCTTTGCGTTCAGATGGTTCAGGCAATGGATCTGATTCTGAAAAAAACGGACGCTTTGATCGCGGCGGTCCGCGAGAAGGCGATTCAATACAGGGATCTTCCCTGCATCGGAAGATCGCACGGAATCCACGCAGAGCCGATGACGCTCGGACTCAAGTTCGCATTATTTTTTGAAGAATTAAACCGAAATAGAAAGAGAATGGCAGACGCGCGCGACGAAATCGCGGTGGGTAAACTTTCCGGCGCGGTGGGAACGTATTCCAATATAGATCCCGAAATCGAAGCCTATGTCTGCGAAAAGATGGGACTTCGCGTGGACCCGATCGCGACTCAAGTCGTCTCGAGAGATCGTCACGCGTTTTATCTTTCCGTTCTAGGAGTAACCGCTTCTTCTCTCGATCGTATGGCGACCGAGATCCGTCTTTTGCAAAAAACGGAAGGAAGAGAAGTGGAAGAACCTTTTTCCGCGGGACAGAAAGGCTCTTCCGCGATGCCTCACAAAAGAAATCCCGTGATCTGTGAAAGAATCTCCGGTCTTTCCAGAGTGATCCGCGCGAACGTAAACGTAGGTCTGCAGGACGTCGCTCTTTGGCACGAAAGGGATATTTCCCATTCTTCCGCGGAACGGGTCGTTCTGCCGGATTCCACGATCGGTCTGGAATATATTCTGGATAAGATGCTCTTTGTAATCAAAAATCTTCACGTATATCCCGATGCGATCGAAAGAACGTTAGGCGTAACACGCGGTCTGATCTTTTCTCAAAAGGTACTTCTTGCGTTGATCGAAAAAGGGAAGATCGTACGGGAAGACGCGTATCTGATCGTTCAAGAACACGCGATGGCGGTTTGGGCGAATCAATCCGAAACCCTAAAGACGAGACTGGAAAAGGACGTTCGGGTCAACAAGGTTCTCTCGCAAAAGGATCTGGACGATATCTTTAAGATCGAGCCGTATCTCGAAAAAGTCGGACTGATCTACAAGCGTTTGGGCCTGGAATAG